In the genome of Maribacter forsetii DSM 18668, the window AAGAAGAAGTGGAGAAGAACGCTGATGCAGACGGATTCATTTTTGACGGTTTCCCTAGAACCGCTGCACAAGCCGAAGCTTTAGATAATTTCCTAGAATCTAAAGATATGGGCATAAATGCTACTATAGCGCTAGAGGCAAATGATGAAGTTTTAATTGAACGTCTTTTAGAGAGAGGTAAGGTTAGTGGTAGAACAGATGATCAAGATGTAGCCAAGATCAGAAATCGTTTTGATGAGTACAATGCAAAAACTACTCCTGTAAAAGAATTTTATGAGGCACAGGGTAAGTTCCATAGTGTAAACGGTATTGGTACCATTTCCGAAATTACGGAACGCCTTACAGAAGTAATAGAAGGCTTAAAATAATATAGAAATTCTCGCATTGAAGATATTGATGAGAGATTTTGAATTGAACGAATAACAATGACCGAAGGTAATTTTGTAGACTACGTAAAAGTGGGTTTGACTTCTGGTAAAGGAGGCAAGGGATCTGTGCATTTGCACCGTGAAAAATTTATTACCAAAGGTGGTCCTGATGGTGGTGATGGTGGTCGTGGCGGACATATAATTGTTAGAGGTAACGAAAACCTTTGGACCTTGATCAATTTCAAATACACCAAACATTTTAAGGCAGGTCATGGTGCACACGGTAGTAAAAGCCGTAGTACTGGTGCTGATGGTGAAGATGTATATTTAGATGTGCCATTGGGTACGGTAGTTAAAGACTTTGAAACCAAAGAAGTGCTTTTTGAAATAACCGAGCATGGTGAAGAGAGAATTCTTCTCAAAGGTGGTATGGGGGGGCGCGGTAACTGGCACTTTAGAACTTCTACAAACCAAACGCCTAGATATGCACAACCCGGTATGGACGGTCTAGAAGGGGAGTTTCTTTTAGAGCTTAAAGTTTTGGCAGATGTTGGTCTAGTGGGTTTTCCAAATGCAGGGAAGTCTACTTTGTTATCAGTTATAACATCAGCAAAGCCAAAAATTGCTGATTACGAGTTCACGACCTTAAAACCGAACTTGGGTATTGTAGAGTATCGCGATTTCAAGAGTTTCGTAATGGCAGATATTCCTGGTATTATTGAAGGTGCTGCAGAAGGCAAAGGCTTAGGTCACTACTTTTTAAGACATATAGAACGTAATGCGAATTTGTTGTTCTTAATACCTGCAGATAGTAAAGATATCAGCAAGGAGTATGAGATTTTATTGGATGAGTTAAGACGTTATAATCCCGAGTTATTAGACAAAGAGCGTCTTATTTGTATTTCTAAAAGCGATATGCTAGATGATGAGTTGATGGATGAAATGAGAGCTGAGCTAGAAAAAGATTTAAACGGTACACCTTTCATGTTTATATCGTCTGTAGCGCAAATGGGTATTGTAGAATTGAAAGATAAACTTTGGGCAATGCTTAATTCTTAATACGAATTATGAAACAATACCTTAAAAATATTGTTGAAATAAATGATAATAGAAAAAGCAGAATTTTTGCTTATTTCATTCAGATTTTAATCTTCATTTCTATTGTTGCTTTTTCATTTGAAACAGTACCAGATTTAGAGCCCAATACCAGAAAACTTTTAAGAGTAATTGAAATATTCTGTGTGGTAGTCTTTACCATAGAATACTTGCTTCGTATTTATGTTGCAGATACCAAACATAAATTTATATTTAGTTTTTTCGGAATAATTGATTTTTTAGCAATACTACCTTTTTATTTAGCACTAGGGGTTGATTTAAGATCTCTTAGGGCGTTACGCTTTTTAAGATTATTCCGTATTCTTAAACTAATGCGATATAATAAAGCTATTAAGCGTTTTACAGCAGCAATTAGTACGGCAAAAGAAGAAATACTTCTGTTCTTATTTGTTACTTTAATATTAATTTATTTTGCTTCTGTAGGTATTTACTATTTTGAAAATGAAGCTCAGCCTGAGCATTTTGCATCTATTTTTGATAGTCTTTGGTGGGCAATTATTACACTAACTACTGTTGGCTATGGAGATGTTTATCCCATTACAGTTGGCGGTAAAGTTTTTACTTTTTTTATTTTAATGATTGGTTTAGGAGTCGTAGCTATTCCTACAGGAATAATTTCTTCAGCGCTTACCACGTCTGTTGATAAGAAAGAATAGGAGTATAGGAAGTTTAAGTATAACGCTTAGTCGAATACCTTCTCAAAAACATATATTACTCTTTTATTTTCTTTAAATTTAAGAAAATGCAATATCATGAGAATCCTTTTTTTTAGTGTTGTACTACTAGTTTTAACTTCTTGCGGATCAGCGAGGGTCAATTATGATTACGATGATCAGACCGATTTTACAGCCTATTCTACCTATAACTATTTTGGTGATATGGAAACTGGTCTAAGTGAATTAGACGAGAAAAGGTTGATGGATGCCTTAGATGCTACTTTGGGCGAAAAAGGATTTATGTTCGCTGAAGAGCCTGACATGTTTATAAATATTAAAAGTGCAGTATTTAAATCACAGTCCGGTAATAATGTAGGTGTAGGTCTTGGTGGTGGTAACAGAGGTATTGGTGGTGGAGTGTCAATAGGTATTCCCGTTGGAGGACCAAAAATGACAAGAGAGCTTCAAATAGATTTTGTAGATTCTAACAAAGACATGCTTATTTGGCAAGCCATTAGCGAAAGTCCATTTCGTGAGGGCGATACGCCACAAGAAAAATCAGAAAAGATTCAAGCTGTGATTGATAAGATCTTTAGTAAGTATCCACCAGAATAATACTATTTTACCTTAATTACGTAAGTAGCAATTAGTTGATTTTCGACTGAAATATGAACGTCATAAAGTCCTTTCTTATCAAATTTTTGTTCTAGATGAACTTCATTTTCTTCTCTATTGATAATTGGATTACCTTTCTTTTGACTACCTCCTTTATTCAATAAAAGTTGAATGTCTTCATTATATTCTTTTGGCACTTGTAATGTAAAAGTTACAGATGCGCCTTTTTTAATGTTGTTATGCATTACTGCCGGAGCAATAGGAATTAGCGGTGCTAAAAACGCTTCTTTGTAAATAACAGGTCCTGCAACGTAGTCTTTGAATGCATCCGTTTTCAAATCTTGATTTTCATCGTTGTTGATCGGGAAATGATTTTTTGCAAATAATTTTGGATCAGCTAAAAAATAGCCGTCGAAATAGTCTTGCTGAAAAAACGGAGTGCCATTAACAACTATAGTTTCTCCGGCAGACCAAGTAGCATCGCACAGATACCACTTATCATTTATCTGAACCCTATTCCAAGAATGATTGGGTGCGCTATCCTCTTTTAAAAGTAAGGTAGGTGTACGTCCATAGCCATCGATAATATCACAATTAAATCCTGTCAAATTTGCCATTTCCTTTACCAGATACGCATAACCCGTACAGGCAGTTTTTCGGTCTTCTAATAAACTTTTAAAGATTTTAGGTGTAATACTTGTGTTCCATTCTAAAAAGGCTTCTCGGTCTTTGGCAAGTCTTTTTCTCTTTGAGCTTATTTTTAGATAGGAAGAATAATCATTGGCAATGTTAGAACTGACCCAGGTGTATATTGCCCTAAATTTTTCAACATCGGTTTTTAATGAGGCGGTTAAATTATGGGTTAGTACCGGTAGGTTTTTAAGGCTCGCATCCTTATAATAATGAGCAATGCTGTCCGCTTTTGTAAAATCAATTTCTTGAAAATCTGCACGTTGAGCAAAGCTCGTTATTGAAAATAAGAGCGTAAATAGTAGAACAAGGTTTCTCATTATTTAAAAATATCCCCGATCTTCTGAAAAATATTTCTTTTGCTCGTATAAGCTCCGCCAATTATAACCTCGCCCATAAGCTCAACATCGTAGGTGTCGAATGTAATATTGATATCTATTTTAGCACTGCCGTTTGCTGCAACTTTGTACGTTTTGGTTTCATATCCTATAAAACTAAGTACTAGAATGTCATTCTCTTCTAGCTGTTGAGGAAATTCAAATTTACCATCAAAATCTGTCTGTGTACCTACTGTAGTTCCTTTTAATACAACATTTACCCCAGGTAATGGCTCATTGTTTTCGTCTACTATAGTGCCGGTTACGGTGTGTTTTTCTTGTACAATTTCAACATATGAAATATCGCCTATAATATCTGTAGAAACTACTTCAATAGGTGGTTCTATACTGGCGGTTTCTTGACCTTTAACTTCAGTAGCGCATAGGGCTAGCAGAGAAAAACTCATCATTGCAATTCCTTTATGTAACATAGAATTATTCATAGTATGTAAAGAGTTGGTTTCATATGTTTTTAATTGTGATGCCTTGAACATTCCGCAAGCTTTCTTATTTCCTTGGCTCAAATAATTTATAAGTTCGTTATCAGAAAAATTGGTGAAATCAATAACCTCTTTTTCACAGCTTTGGCAAAAACCTCCTTTTTCGGTTTTACTAAAATTACTGAATTTTTCTTTGCAAGGTTCTTTTACGTCAATTGTTAATGTGCTTTTCATATTATTTTGGTTTTATATCTATACCCCCTAAAGTAAAATGGAACGGGGTCTTTTAAAATAGATAATGAGTGAAGCGGTACTTTCAATGAGTTAACATGGTATTCTTAAGTTTTTTAACCGGTATTTAGTGAGTAACCAACTCTATTTCAAATGTTAATGTTCTAAATTGATAGTGAAATAAACCTGCTTAAAATAAAATCCTGTTATTTTTGTAACAAAACTCAAAACGAGCGTCATATAGTCTGACACGTTAAAAACTAACTCACACAAAATGAAAAAGATTTATTTTCTAGCTGCCGGTTTGGTAGCCTTAGCTTCTTGTAAGGAGGAAGCGAAACCTACTGCAGAAGTAGAAACAATACCAGGTATCGTTCTATCGAACATGGATACTACTCAAAACCCAAAGTCAGATTTTTATAACTACGTGAACGGAAACTGGATGAAGTTTACCGAAATTCCTGATGATAGAACTAGCTGGGGTGGTTTCAGTGTACTTCGTAAATCTACTGACGACGATGTTTTAAAAATATTAGCTACTGCAAAAGAAAGTGGTAACTACGCTGCAGATACCGATCAGGCGAAGGCTTTGGCAATTTTTGATACTAAGTTAGATACTGCTGCTAGAAACAAAGCGGGTATTACTCCGTTGAATTCGGCATTTGAAGCAATTGCTTCGGTAAAGAATTTAAAAGATTTGCAAACCGTATTGGCAACCAATGCTGCTGTATCTTCTCCTTTCTTAAATATTGGTGCTGGTGCAGATTTAAATAACAGTAGTATGAACGCTGTGTATTTAGGTGCTAACGGATTAGGTTTACCTGATCGTGATTTCTATTTAGAAGAAGATGAGAAGTCTGTTGAAATACGTGAAGAGTATAAAAAACACGTATCTAAAATGTTGCAGAAATTAGGTGATTCTGAAGCTGATGCAACTAAAGCTGCAGATAAAATTCTAGCGCTAGAAACGCAATTGGCAGAACCTCGTTTAAATAAAGTAGAGCGTAGAGATGCTAGAAACTACAATAACCCAAGAACAATTGCTGAGGTAGATAAAATGATGTCTACTATTGACATGAAAAAACTTATCTCTGATTTAGGGATAGCTAAAAAATTTGATACACTTTTGGTTACTCAATTAAGATATACCGAAACGTTGGACAAGTTCTTAAAAACAACACCGATTGAAGATATCAAAACTTTGGTAAGATGGGATACCTTTAATAGTGCTGCAGGAAAATTAACAACTGAAATTGAAACTGCAGATTGGGAATTTTATAGTAAATACCTTAGAGGAGCAAAAGAACAACGTGCTGCAGATGAGCGTGCATTGGCAACAGTAAACGGTACTGTTGGTGAGGCTTTAGGTCAATTGTATGTAGACGCTAAGTTTCCGCCAGAAGCAAAGGCTAAAGCTGAGTTAATGATTGCGAATGTAATCGACGCTTTTAAGGAACGTATTTCTGTTTTGGATTGGATGAGCGATTCTACAAAAACCAAAGCAATTGAAAAGTTAGATAAATTCACTGTTAAGATTGCTTACCCAGATAAGTGGGAAGATTATTCTACTATGGAAGTTTCTGCAGACAAGTCTTACTTTGAAAATATGACTGCTGTTAACAAATGGGGAGAGTTAAAGAACTACTCTGAAATTGGTGAGCCTGTTGATAAAACGGAATGGGGAATGTCTCCACAGACCGTAAATGCCTATTTTAATCCGTTGAACAATGAGATTGTTTTTCCTGCTGCAATCTTACAACCTCCTTTCTATAACTATACTGCTGATGAAGCTGTAAATTATGGTGGAATTGGTGCTGTAATAGGTCATGAAATCTCTCATGCTTTTGATGATAGCGGTTCTCGTTTCGATGCTGATGGAAATCTTAAAAACTGGTGGACAGATGCTGATTTAGCTGCTTTTACTGAAAGAGCTGATGCTTTAGCTGTACAGTATGATAGCGTAATGGTATTGCCCGAAGTTTATGTAAACGGTAAATTCACATTAGGGGAGAATATAGGTGACTTAGGCGGATTGTTAGGTGCTTATGACGGACTTCAGAAATACTACGCTGAAAACGGTCGTCCTGAAGATATTGATGGTTTTACTGCTGAGCAACGTTTCTTTATGTCTTGGGCTACAGTTTGGAGAACTAAAAGTAGAGATGAGGCTTTAAGAACACAGATCAAAACTGATCCACACTCTCCAGGTATGGTTAGAGCAACACAACCTTTATTGAACATTCAAGCGTTTTACGATGCTTTTGATATCAAAGAAGGTGATGACATGTATTTAGCTCCTGAAAAAAGAGTACATATTTGGTAGATTATTTTTTAATAAAAGACGAAAAGGGCGCTACATTGTAGCGCCCTTTTTTTGTGCTATTTCGTCCTTGCGAGGAGCATTTTCCCGACGTGGCAATATGTTTATCATTAGTTGTGGGTGAGTTTTTGGTCAGCCCACAAGCAGATTACGTCACTGCGTTCGTAATGACGTTCAGTCTATTTTAAAACGTCTTTGCGAAGAGCTTTTTCGCGACGAAGCAATCTGTCTGTTATTGGTTATGAGTGAGTTTTTGGTCAGCCCATAAACAGATTACTTCACTTTGTTTGTAATGACGTTAATTCTCTACAGAAACTCGAACTCCTTCACTATGACTACTAAATTCTGGTGCATACATACTTTGTATGGTAGTAATGCCATTACTGAAATCACCAGCGTTATTTACACGTACATCATATTCAAATACATAAACTCCTTTTGGTAAATAGTCGAAGAAGAAATTGGTGCTAGCATCTTTAGTGCTTTC includes:
- the obgE gene encoding GTPase ObgE, yielding MTEGNFVDYVKVGLTSGKGGKGSVHLHREKFITKGGPDGGDGGRGGHIIVRGNENLWTLINFKYTKHFKAGHGAHGSKSRSTGADGEDVYLDVPLGTVVKDFETKEVLFEITEHGEERILLKGGMGGRGNWHFRTSTNQTPRYAQPGMDGLEGEFLLELKVLADVGLVGFPNAGKSTLLSVITSAKPKIADYEFTTLKPNLGIVEYRDFKSFVMADIPGIIEGAAEGKGLGHYFLRHIERNANLLFLIPADSKDISKEYEILLDELRRYNPELLDKERLICISKSDMLDDELMDEMRAELEKDLNGTPFMFISSVAQMGIVELKDKLWAMLNS
- a CDS encoding ion transporter; the protein is MKQYLKNIVEINDNRKSRIFAYFIQILIFISIVAFSFETVPDLEPNTRKLLRVIEIFCVVVFTIEYLLRIYVADTKHKFIFSFFGIIDFLAILPFYLALGVDLRSLRALRFLRLFRILKLMRYNKAIKRFTAAISTAKEEILLFLFVTLILIYFASVGIYYFENEAQPEHFASIFDSLWWAIITLTTVGYGDVYPITVGGKVFTFFILMIGLGVVAIPTGIISSALTTSVDKKE
- a CDS encoding DUF4136 domain-containing protein — encoded protein: MRILFFSVVLLVLTSCGSARVNYDYDDQTDFTAYSTYNYFGDMETGLSELDEKRLMDALDATLGEKGFMFAEEPDMFINIKSAVFKSQSGNNVGVGLGGGNRGIGGGVSIGIPVGGPKMTRELQIDFVDSNKDMLIWQAISESPFREGDTPQEKSEKIQAVIDKIFSKYPPE
- a CDS encoding transglutaminase domain-containing protein, whose product is MRNLVLLFTLLFSITSFAQRADFQEIDFTKADSIAHYYKDASLKNLPVLTHNLTASLKTDVEKFRAIYTWVSSNIANDYSSYLKISSKRKRLAKDREAFLEWNTSITPKIFKSLLEDRKTACTGYAYLVKEMANLTGFNCDIIDGYGRTPTLLLKEDSAPNHSWNRVQINDKWYLCDATWSAGETIVVNGTPFFQQDYFDGYFLADPKLFAKNHFPINNDENQDLKTDAFKDYVAGPVIYKEAFLAPLIPIAPAVMHNNIKKGASVTFTLQVPKEYNEDIQLLLNKGGSQKKGNPIINREENEVHLEQKFDKKGLYDVHISVENQLIATYVIKVK
- a CDS encoding carboxypeptidase-like regulatory domain-containing protein → MKSTLTIDVKEPCKEKFSNFSKTEKGGFCQSCEKEVIDFTNFSDNELINYLSQGNKKACGMFKASQLKTYETNSLHTMNNSMLHKGIAMMSFSLLALCATEVKGQETASIEPPIEVVSTDIIGDISYVEIVQEKHTVTGTIVDENNEPLPGVNVVLKGTTVGTQTDFDGKFEFPQQLEENDILVLSFIGYETKTYKVAANGSAKIDINITFDTYDVELMGEVIIGGAYTSKRNIFQKIGDIFK
- a CDS encoding M13 family metallopeptidase, producing the protein MKKIYFLAAGLVALASCKEEAKPTAEVETIPGIVLSNMDTTQNPKSDFYNYVNGNWMKFTEIPDDRTSWGGFSVLRKSTDDDVLKILATAKESGNYAADTDQAKALAIFDTKLDTAARNKAGITPLNSAFEAIASVKNLKDLQTVLATNAAVSSPFLNIGAGADLNNSSMNAVYLGANGLGLPDRDFYLEEDEKSVEIREEYKKHVSKMLQKLGDSEADATKAADKILALETQLAEPRLNKVERRDARNYNNPRTIAEVDKMMSTIDMKKLISDLGIAKKFDTLLVTQLRYTETLDKFLKTTPIEDIKTLVRWDTFNSAAGKLTTEIETADWEFYSKYLRGAKEQRAADERALATVNGTVGEALGQLYVDAKFPPEAKAKAELMIANVIDAFKERISVLDWMSDSTKTKAIEKLDKFTVKIAYPDKWEDYSTMEVSADKSYFENMTAVNKWGELKNYSEIGEPVDKTEWGMSPQTVNAYFNPLNNEIVFPAAILQPPFYNYTADEAVNYGGIGAVIGHEISHAFDDSGSRFDADGNLKNWWTDADLAAFTERADALAVQYDSVMVLPEVYVNGKFTLGENIGDLGGLLGAYDGLQKYYAENGRPEDIDGFTAEQRFFMSWATVWRTKSRDEALRTQIKTDPHSPGMVRATQPLLNIQAFYDAFDIKEGDDMYLAPEKRVHIW